One Zeugodacus cucurbitae isolate PBARC_wt_2022May chromosome 3, idZeuCucr1.2, whole genome shotgun sequence genomic region harbors:
- the LOC128920084 gene encoding C-type lection lectoxin-Enh3-like, translated as MKGISLLVLSLLGLAAYCQSSPTIVAADDNEVQLIDPYLRFQPSEDRRANGSNVAAILPMNQKFFLSPDKLSWYEANYYCGLANLKLVSLNSPSLEAELKGFLSFYGLQDKFYWTGGNRFNTQKNWVWGLNGYSFSYARWAENEPSNDTIHNNCMAAWIKRDEWFTIECDGEFDFICQK; from the exons ATGAAAGGAATCAGTTTACTCGTTTTAAGCCTATTGGGTCTGGCTGCCTACTGTCAAAGCAGTCCCACCATAGTCGCAGCAGACGACAATGAGGTGCAGCTAATTG ATCCTTATTTACGCTTCCAGCCTTCGGAAGATAGACGTGCCAATGGCAGTAATGTCGCAGCTATTTTACCCATGAATCAAAAGTTCTTCTTGAGTCCAGATAAG TTATCTTGGTATGAGGCCAACTATTATTGCGGTTTAGCCAATTTAAAATTGGTGAGCTTGAATTCGCCAAGCCTAGAAGCTGAATTGAAGGGTTTTCTTAGTTTCTACG GTTTACAAGACAAATTCTACTGGACCGGTGGCAATCGTTTTAATACACAAAAGAACTGGGTTTGGGGCTTGAATGGCTACAGTTTCAGCTACGCCCGCTGGGCCGAAAATGAACCAAGTAATGATACGATCCATAACAATTGTATGGCTGCTTGGATTAAACGAGATGAGTGGTTTACAATTGAATGTGATGGTGAATTCGATTTCATTTGCCAGAAATAA